The Allorhodopirellula heiligendammensis genome includes a window with the following:
- a CDS encoding DUF3472 domain-containing protein: MLTTNSFFTAAMVTLLGAVTPIAAEEWTVPLAGNAFHRAPPSGRRLPLTDGALRIRGDRVYSVYFHVDRPGQVELAIKGRSVDGQSSIQARVGDTLLSTRLNDSQLQTYSLGDVAIAKPGYVRIDLSRDEADASSATEISDLIVRSDTDGMKLDFVQSNKGNMFYWGRRGPSVHLHYHLPKDTDVTYAYSEITVPAGQDAIGSYFMANGFGEGYFGMQVNSNTERRVLFSVWSPFHTDNPNEIPDEDRIRTLAKGTDVRAQDFGNEGSGGQSYMIYPWQAGATYRFLTKVTPDGDGNTHYTSWFGDKAAGEWRLIASFQRPKTDKHLTGFHSFLENFSPEYGNAERSAHYGNQWVRDTAGKWHEITSMKFTGDNTARARQRLDYAGGSKQASFFLRNCGFFDDQVALDQTFERASSGAQPEIDFAALPQN, from the coding sequence ATGCTGACTACTAACTCCTTTTTCACGGCAGCCATGGTGACCCTACTAGGGGCGGTGACTCCAATCGCTGCCGAGGAATGGACGGTGCCGCTGGCGGGGAACGCTTTTCACCGTGCCCCACCCTCGGGCAGACGCCTGCCTCTCACCGACGGGGCGTTGCGGATCCGAGGCGACCGCGTTTACTCGGTCTATTTCCACGTCGATCGCCCTGGCCAAGTGGAACTAGCTATCAAGGGTCGTAGCGTTGACGGCCAATCCAGTATCCAGGCGAGAGTGGGCGATACGTTGCTATCGACACGGCTGAACGATTCCCAGCTTCAAACCTACTCGCTCGGCGATGTGGCCATTGCCAAGCCGGGATATGTTCGTATCGACCTCAGTCGTGACGAGGCAGACGCCTCTTCTGCTACGGAGATCAGCGATTTGATTGTCCGTTCCGATACCGATGGTATGAAGCTCGATTTTGTCCAGAGCAACAAGGGGAACATGTTTTACTGGGGCCGCCGCGGTCCATCGGTACATCTGCATTACCACCTCCCCAAAGACACCGACGTCACCTATGCCTACAGCGAGATCACGGTACCGGCGGGTCAGGATGCGATTGGTTCATACTTCATGGCCAACGGTTTTGGGGAGGGTTACTTCGGCATGCAGGTCAACAGCAATACCGAGCGACGCGTGTTGTTTTCGGTATGGAGCCCCTTTCATACCGACAACCCCAACGAAATTCCTGACGAGGATCGGATCCGCACGCTTGCGAAAGGTACCGATGTGAGAGCGCAGGATTTCGGGAACGAAGGCTCAGGGGGCCAAAGCTACATGATCTATCCTTGGCAGGCTGGGGCGACCTATCGATTCTTGACCAAGGTTACTCCCGACGGCGATGGCAACACACACTATACGTCTTGGTTCGGCGACAAAGCCGCAGGTGAATGGCGGCTGATTGCAAGCTTCCAACGCCCTAAGACTGACAAACATCTCACCGGGTTCCATTCGTTCCTAGAAAACTTTTCCCCTGAATATGGAAACGCCGAGCGTTCGGCCCACTACGGTAATCAGTGGGTGCGTGATACCGCCGGAAAGTGGCACGAGATCACCAGCATGAAGTTCACCGGCGACAACACCGCGCGGGCCCGGCAACGACTCGACTATGCGGGCGGCAGCAAGCAGGCAAGCTTCTTCCTTCGCAATTGCGGTTTTTTCGATGACCAGGTTGCGCTCGACCAAACGTTTGAACGCGCATCGAGTGGTGCCCAACCGGAAATCGATTTCGCTGCGTTGCCACAAAACTAG
- a CDS encoding IS1380 family transposase, translating into MNAKLRRKVKERKRKMRRRIDKFEGPWSSPMITPPAISYELAEKQQAIAAGGIGAMLQLTKQLDLRGEINRAIKLFKMHLPYDEADHVLNISLNLLAGGNCLDHLEDRRQDEAYLNAVGAHRIPDPTTAGDFCRRFNDRHVLSLMSAFNRVREKVWKQQSDEFFDCAVIEADGTQVETSGERKQGIGINYKGQWGYHPLVVTLANTREPLFIANRSGNRPSHENSAFYFDLAVQRCRDAGFRKIVLRGDTDFALTENFDRWDADNVEFVFGIDAMPKLVEIAENLDSSAWKAMKRRRSQKPAVEKPRARRPRFKEQIVVRNGYLNKKLASERIAEFDYQPGKCNRTYRVVVLHKEVHLTRGQMRLFDKEQPVYFFYITNATKKMKSPRQVVVDANARCDQENNIAQLKQCCLSAPLSDLTSNWAYMVIASLAWNLKVWSGLLIKPSGTEQERIDQAATKSRVIGMDFRTFRDRILMVPAQIIRRSRTLVYRLLSYRPSVDVLLLINSNIRRPLRC; encoded by the coding sequence GTGAACGCTAAGCTACGACGAAAAGTCAAAGAACGCAAGCGAAAAATGCGACGCCGAATCGATAAGTTTGAGGGGCCTTGGTCGTCGCCAATGATCACACCGCCTGCTATCAGTTATGAACTCGCCGAGAAGCAGCAAGCGATCGCGGCCGGTGGCATCGGGGCGATGCTGCAGCTCACCAAGCAACTCGATCTGCGGGGCGAAATCAACCGCGCCATTAAGTTATTCAAAATGCATCTCCCTTACGATGAGGCCGATCACGTTCTAAATATTTCGCTGAATCTTCTTGCCGGTGGCAACTGCTTGGATCACCTCGAAGACCGGCGACAGGATGAAGCTTATCTCAACGCGGTCGGCGCCCATCGCATTCCTGACCCAACCACCGCAGGTGACTTCTGTCGCCGGTTCAATGACAGACACGTGCTCAGCTTGATGAGTGCCTTCAATCGTGTCCGTGAGAAAGTTTGGAAACAGCAGTCCGATGAGTTCTTCGACTGCGCCGTCATCGAAGCCGACGGAACCCAGGTCGAAACTTCGGGCGAACGAAAGCAGGGCATCGGCATCAACTACAAAGGCCAGTGGGGCTACCATCCGCTGGTGGTGACGTTAGCCAACACGCGTGAGCCACTGTTTATCGCCAACCGCAGCGGCAACCGCCCCAGCCACGAGAACTCTGCATTCTATTTTGATTTGGCCGTCCAGCGTTGCCGCGACGCAGGCTTCCGCAAGATCGTGCTGCGAGGTGACACCGACTTCGCGTTGACCGAAAATTTCGATCGTTGGGATGCTGACAACGTCGAGTTTGTCTTTGGTATCGACGCGATGCCCAAATTGGTCGAAATTGCTGAAAACCTTGACTCTTCGGCGTGGAAGGCGATGAAACGAAGGCGTAGCCAGAAGCCGGCGGTGGAGAAACCACGGGCACGGCGGCCTCGATTTAAAGAACAGATCGTCGTCAGGAATGGCTACCTCAACAAGAAACTTGCCAGCGAACGAATCGCTGAGTTCGACTATCAACCGGGCAAGTGCAACAGGACCTACCGCGTGGTGGTGCTTCACAAAGAAGTACATTTGACTCGCGGGCAGATGAGGTTGTTCGATAAGGAACAGCCGGTCTACTTTTTCTACATCACTAACGCGACGAAGAAGATGAAGTCGCCGCGCCAGGTGGTCGTCGACGCCAACGCACGATGCGATCAAGAGAACAACATCGCCCAACTGAAGCAGTGTTGCCTGAGCGCACCGCTGAGCGATCTGACAAGCAACTGGGCCTACATGGTGATCGCATCATTGGCTTGGAATTTAAAAGTTTGGTCAGGTCTGCTGATCAAGCCCAGCGGGACGGAGCAAGAACGTATCGATCAAGCAGCGACAAAATCACGCGTGATCGGGATGGACTTCCGAACCTTCCGCGACCGCATCTTGATGGTCCCTGCTCAAATCATCCGCCGCAGTCGGACCTTGGTGTACCGCTTGCTGAGCTACCGGCCATCGGTTGATGTTCTACTGCTAATTAATTCCAACATCCGTCGTCCGCTGCGTTGCTGA
- a CDS encoding arylsulfatase produces the protein MSIQSIAWIVAWLSSMTLAVAAESRPNVILVMTDDQGWAEVGFHGNEVLKTPNLDRFAAEGTELTNFYVSPMCTPTRSSLMTGRYHFRTGAHDTYIGRSNMNPEETTIAEVFADAGYRTGIFGKWHLGENFPMRAQDQGFQKVVVHGGGGIGQFADYPGNTYWDPTLQYNDTFKKAKGYCTDVFIDESIQFMKDSGEQPFFCYLPLNVPHSPFDVANEFRAEYDKQDLRDPNGRDWVAPIYGMITQFDGAFGRLLEAVEKMGLRENTIIIFMSDNGPNSTYFTAGLRAKKGSVYENGIRSPFVIQWPQTLDGGRKFDTPAMHIDLLPTLADACGIGLPADVKVDGESILGLLHGETQEFQQRYLFMQHNRANVPPKYENCMVRRGPWKVVGNRGGPTGFELYNIKQDPGETQDQSDKHPDMVKAFVREYETWFDDVTAQLRRNDGMPYPTELNPEQKLDFRFTWQDWWGDKTGWRPNNYGRWRMSNPGQIDRFDISIVPHRRHYGQAATVKFIWMDKTIVKEFDDVPTQVELTDIRLPKGTGFMEAQLHIDGKVHPVQEVRMRASTAKAK, from the coding sequence ATGAGCATTCAGAGCATCGCCTGGATCGTGGCCTGGCTTTCGAGCATGACGTTAGCGGTTGCCGCCGAGTCCAGGCCTAACGTCATTCTGGTGATGACTGACGACCAGGGCTGGGCGGAAGTTGGATTCCATGGGAATGAGGTCTTGAAAACTCCCAATCTCGATCGGTTTGCCGCCGAGGGAACAGAGCTGACGAACTTCTACGTCTCGCCAATGTGCACGCCGACACGTTCGTCGCTGATGACGGGGCGATATCATTTTCGAACCGGAGCGCACGACACGTACATTGGGCGGTCCAACATGAATCCGGAGGAGACGACCATTGCGGAAGTCTTTGCGGACGCTGGTTACCGCACTGGCATTTTCGGCAAGTGGCATCTGGGTGAAAACTTTCCGATGCGTGCCCAGGACCAAGGCTTTCAAAAAGTCGTCGTTCATGGCGGTGGCGGCATCGGGCAATTTGCCGACTACCCTGGCAACACCTATTGGGATCCGACGCTGCAGTACAACGACACTTTTAAGAAAGCCAAAGGCTACTGCACAGATGTCTTCATCGACGAATCCATTCAATTCATGAAGGATTCGGGTGAGCAGCCGTTCTTTTGCTACCTGCCACTCAACGTTCCTCACTCGCCATTCGACGTCGCGAATGAATTTCGTGCGGAGTACGACAAACAGGACCTTCGAGATCCCAATGGACGAGACTGGGTCGCGCCGATCTACGGGATGATTACTCAATTCGACGGTGCCTTCGGACGCCTGCTCGAAGCCGTGGAGAAAATGGGCCTGCGTGAGAACACGATCATCATTTTCATGAGCGACAACGGTCCGAACTCGACCTATTTCACTGCCGGATTGAGGGCCAAAAAAGGTAGCGTTTACGAAAACGGTATCCGCTCTCCATTTGTGATTCAGTGGCCCCAAACACTCGACGGCGGGCGTAAGTTCGATACTCCGGCGATGCACATCGATTTGCTTCCGACCCTGGCAGATGCTTGCGGAATTGGCTTGCCCGCCGACGTAAAGGTCGATGGCGAGAGCATCCTCGGTCTGCTGCATGGCGAAACGCAGGAATTCCAACAGCGTTATCTCTTCATGCAGCATAACCGCGCGAATGTCCCTCCGAAGTACGAAAACTGCATGGTGCGTCGTGGACCGTGGAAAGTGGTCGGTAATCGAGGCGGGCCAACAGGTTTTGAGCTTTACAACATCAAACAGGATCCTGGCGAAACGCAGGACCAGTCCGACAAACATCCGGACATGGTCAAGGCTTTCGTTCGAGAATACGAAACGTGGTTCGACGACGTAACGGCTCAACTGCGGCGTAATGACGGTATGCCATATCCCACCGAACTGAATCCTGAGCAGAAACTAGACTTCCGATTTACCTGGCAAGACTGGTGGGGTGACAAGACGGGGTGGCGTCCCAACAACTATGGCCGATGGCGAATGAGCAACCCCGGACAGATCGATCGCTTCGATATTTCGATCGTTCCGCATCGACGACATTATGGGCAGGCCGCCACGGTGAAGTTCATTTGGATGGACAAAACGATCGTCAAGGAATTTGACGACGTCCCAACCCAGGTCGAGTTGACGGATATTAGGCTGCCAAAAGGAACCGGATTTATGGAAGCTCAGCTGCACATCGATGGAAAGGTCCATCCGGTCCAAGAAGTTCGGATGAGGGCGTCCACAGCGAAAGCGAAGTAG